AGGATATTATCGGCGCTAAAGCAACGGACGGGATCGCCCCTTTGATGGAGCCGGTGATACTCAAAACCCAGCCCAACGAAGGTATGACCGATGTCGCACGAAAAATGTTCAGGTTCTGCGTCCAGAAACTTCCGGTTATTGATACTGACGGGCAATTTATCGGGATCATCACGAATGCGGATGTGATCCGCTCCCAGATCGAACGCGTAACGCCGGAGAAGGTGTTCGATTATATGACCACTCTTAAAAAGCTGTACGGACTGGATCCACTGCTTTCACGCGGGATGGTCCCAGTTAGAAGTCTGATTCCGACCCAGTCCAAAGTGTATATGGATGAACTGGACGGCCGGGCGTATGAGATAAAAAAAGGTCTTGCCGAACCGTTGATCGTGGTCCGCAGGAAAGGAAAATACATCCTGATCGACGGACATCACCGGGCAGTTGCAGCAAACAGAATGCGGGTCCCGGAACTCGAAGCCTATCTTATCGACATCGACTCGGATACAGAACTCGGTATTGAAAAAACATCACGAAACATGCGTCTGTGGTCGCTTGACGATGTGCAAATCATGGATGAATCCCGGTGCACATTTCTCGCGTGAAAAATCAAAGGGTAAACGACCCATAGCGGCCGCCGCCTCCGGGAATCAGCGTGACGCGGGCTTCCCGCATCGATAAAACCGCTCCGGCAACCTCGGGCGAGATGCGGGCCAAATCATCTTGCGGCACTTCGAGTAATACTGCGATCTCGTTATCGAATGCCTCGATAAATTTAGAATACAGCGCCCGTACTTTTTTGGTGTTTGGCGAGGAAACGCCCAGAACGCGGGCAATAACTTCGCCAAGCGGAACCATCTTCAGATAGGGGGGACGGCTCGTTGGAGGAATAGTGGAGAGCTGTTCTGCCCGCTCCTTTACGCCGATTTTTATCCGGCCTTTGTCGGCGGGACATCGCCAGTGAAGACGTTCCGCCTCAGCAAGAGAAAACTGCGCATAACACCGCGTGCAGGCGGTTCGATTGTATTTTCCTTCTTCCGGGAAAAACCCGGCATTCAGCACGACCGAACCCTTTTTTATCGCTTCGAGAACCCCGCGGACAGTGGGGGCCGAAAGGTCAAGGCGCGTGAACTCGCGGCCAAGTTTCTCGGGCGCGGCACTGTGGGCATCCGAATTCGAGAGAAAGGGAACTTCGGCAAACTCTTCGATGCCGGCACCGTAGGATGAATCGGCGGAAAGACCTAGCTCGCAGAACTCGATGCTCTCTTCGCCGTAACATTCTGAAGGCAAATCGAACGCGGCAAAAAGAGAAGTCCACGGCGTGAAGGCATGCGCCGGGCCAATCATGCCGCCCAGATCATGAACCTCCCGGGCGATCTCTTCTCCGGAAAGATGCAGATGGGGGCGGCCCGCGGTCGTAAGATGCCCGCATGCCGGTGTAAACCTCTGCTGGAGTTCAGCAAACTGGTCGAACGTTTCCATTAAAATCAGATGATGAACGCGGGAAGAGTCCTCAACCTCGGTCTGAGGAACAACCGTGATACCGCACTCGTTTTCGAGCAACGGTTGCCACATTTCGCGCCAGACGGGATGAAGGGCATCCCCGCTTCCAACCACATGGATTCCCTTGGTCCGGCATCCGGCAAGTATCTGCTTTGGGACCATCTCGGGGGAGGTCGCCATGGAAAAACAGGAGTGTAAATGGAGATCGGCGTTGTATTGCATGGAAATTATCCGATATAGCGCAGATCGTCGGCGTTGTTTTTCTGCATGGTTGAGGCAATAGCCGAAACTTCCGTCATCATCTGCGAAGCAAGCTCGGAAAGTTCGGTCCGGTCGGCTTTGATGCCGGTAAATTTCTCCAGAACATCGAGAACGGCAGTCGAACTGACGGGATCCACCAGGTAGCCGGAGGTCTCACCAAGCAGGGCGATGCCATCCATTCCTGCAAGACGGCCGAGCGTGATCAAAAGACCGGCGGCACCGATGATCCCGCCGACCGGTTCGTCTTTGTTCAAAACTGCTCCGGCCGAAAGTACTTCTTCTTTGAGAGACGAGGAGGAAAGCGCGGCCAGAATTCGCGGCTTCTCCACCATCCGGCCGACACCATACCCGCCGAGCGTATAGATCCGTTTCACGCCCAGAAGTTCAAAGATGCGTATATACGCATTCCCGAGAATGTAATGACCCTCGTGCGTCGTACTTTGACAATCGCCTGCTAAAAGAAGGACCGCGGGAGAATTATCAGAACACGGGGCAAAAAACACCTCATTTCTCGGCATGCGGAGAACCGCGTCCTCGGAAAGATACATCTGCGGAGGAAAGAGCGTGGAAGTGATTTCGGCAACCTTTACGGCTGAGAGAACACGAACAAGATGGTCGACCACGAGTTTGCCGACATGTCCGACGCAGGGAAGTCCGGCAATTAGAATCGGAGAGGAGTGAGCGGCGACATCCTCAACATACCATCTGACGTTTACCTGTTCCATGTTTTTGCCATCCTTCGATATTTACCATAGGTATCCTCGGGAGAATATCTTGCTGGATGGGCAGATACCGTCGGACATCCGCATTTCTGACACGTGTTAAAAAGAGTGTAGGTGTTGCATTCAGGACATCTACGAATATGACCTGTCATGAAAAACACCGGATATTACTTCTGTTTCCGGATGAGTTTGCCGGAACCTTCAGCGCGTTCCATCACACCGATCGCTGCTTCGGATGCTTTGACCAGAGCTTTTTCTGCAGTCTTATAATCCGGGGCAACAACTTTTACCCGGTAGTGCGGCGCGCCAAGATAGAGCAGTTCGATCTCGGCACCGTCTACTTTCGGCTCGGCGCTTCTAAGAGCCCGGCGGATAATGTTGACGCCGTCCGGCTTGTTGGAGGTCAGTTCCAGAATCGCACTGACGGTGACTTTGGGGACCTTGACATTTTCAGAAGCAACCTTTGCCAAGGCTGCTGCGGCTTCGGCAGGAAGCGCAAATTTGGCGAGGGTTGTGTCGCCGTATAAAGCGATACCCTCGAACGCTGCATAGAGCGAACCAAATTCGGCATACATTGCCTCTTCAAACGTCTTGACGTCGACCTTCGACTCGGCTGAGGCAAACCCTATCCATTTGTGTGCCTTCTGCTCGTTTTTCCAGTCCTGGATTTTTTCCCGGCGCTGGTGTTCATTGACATCTTTGAGAGAAAGATCGATATGGCCGCGGTGTTCATCGACGTGAAGGACTTTACAGACAACTTTCTGTCCTTCACGGATGTAGTCCCGGATATATTTAATCCAGCCACGGGCAATTTCCGCGATCGGAATTAACCCCTGACGTCCTTCATATTCATCCAGGTTTACAAATGCCGCGAAGTCCTTGACTTCTGTAACGCTGCAGACGACAAGTTCTCCTTCTATTGGCCAATCTCTTTCACTCATCAGATAATTTTCCAGATTTATTCAAATGTTGCTACGATATCTGCTTTAAGAGCAGCTTTGCCGCCGGTCGGCTCAGCAAGGATGCGGCCGCAGACAGTGCATTCAACAACGGAGGTTGCTTTCTCGAATACGAGCTGTTCGTTTTCACAGTCCGGACATTTTACCTTCAGGAATTTGCTCCGGGTTTCTCGGGATGCTTTTACCATATTACTCACTCCGTAAGTTCGAATTTACCTGCACGGTAACCTTCTCTTAAGTGGGCTTTACCGCATTCTTTGCACCGGTAGCGCATATTGATCTTCTTGGTCGGCTTGTCTCCTCCCGGAACTTTGCCGAATTTACCACGGTTACCAACATTGCTGCGGCGTGCTTTCTGACGGTCAATCCAGTGGAGACCGGTTGTCTTGCCTTTCTTTACCCTCTCAACCTCGTGCTCGGTGTGTTTCCGGCAGTATGGGCAGTAGGTGTTAAATTTTACTGGTTTCTTCATGAATATTTACCCCTTTTAAACGGGAATACCAAATACCATACTTATTTGCGAAGCCTGATACTTAAGGCTTTGTTGTCTTTACACAGAACATCTGCCATCTGGGGTGGCAGCGATACGACATCTCCTGGCGAAAGAGCGTAAATTCGTCCGCTATAATCCTGAAATTCTGGAAGATTTTCATATACCGCTATCACGCGGTATGACTCGGGAGCATGGGCATCGGCGGACGTTACGTTCACTTCATCTGCGCACACCTCATCCGGGATCTCGTTCACAGGCTGCAGCAAAACCGGAGCTTGTTCGGCTGAAACCTCTGCGGGAACGAAATGGTATGCAGTGGTCTCTAATGTTGGTTTCCCATCTAAAAGAGTCTTTCTGCATGAGAGGGCCGATTCATACACGACATCGAACAAAACGCGCTCGCCCGGAACCATCATCCGGATCTCGTCACGGTTTATTTCTTCGCCGTTTGCCCGAGCAAGGGCAAGCGCGAGGATTTTCCGCGTCCGAACCCCGTAGAGATCGCGAACATATTCGCGCAGACTTTCGCGCTCTTTTAGAATACTTTGTGCGCCTTCGCCGAACGGATCCTCGTGCGCCGCGGCCTGCTTGTAGAGAGATAGAATATCGGCATGGATCTCTTCATACAAGGTCGCCGGAATTTCGGCAAGGGAGCCCATATTTCTTTCATCAATCAGGTATCCATGCAGATCGGAGGTACTGATGCGGCTCATTCAGATGCCTCCGGACAACTCGGCAATCCCTCTGCAACAGAGAAAAACCCCCAATGCCTCGGGAACGAGATTTCGGCCAGTGGTCAGTGTATATGTGTTCCCAAGGATGGGCATGGAGAGATTGAAGGCGCAGTCAACAGAGACGTTTCGCTCGCCAAATACCACCGCATCGATTAACGGATCGAATGCGTCCAGCTGATCGACGGGAATCGGAACGACGCGCATACCGGACCCTCCATGCAGAG
The sequence above is a segment of the uncultured Methanocorpusculum sp. genome. Coding sequences within it:
- a CDS encoding endonuclease Q family protein; translation: MATSPEMVPKQILAGCRTKGIHVVGSGDALHPVWREMWQPLLENECGITVVPQTEVEDSSRVHHLILMETFDQFAELQQRFTPACGHLTTAGRPHLHLSGEEIAREVHDLGGMIGPAHAFTPWTSLFAAFDLPSECYGEESIEFCELGLSADSSYGAGIEEFAEVPFLSNSDAHSAAPEKLGREFTRLDLSAPTVRGVLEAIKKGSVVLNAGFFPEEGKYNRTACTRCYAQFSLAEAERLHWRCPADKGRIKIGVKERAEQLSTIPPTSRPPYLKMVPLGEVIARVLGVSSPNTKKVRALYSKFIEAFDNEIAVLLEVPQDDLARISPEVAGAVLSMREARVTLIPGGGGRYGSFTL
- a CDS encoding 30S ribosomal protein S27e, which translates into the protein MVKASRETRSKFLKVKCPDCENEQLVFEKATSVVECTVCGRILAEPTGGKAALKADIVATFE
- a CDS encoding translation initiation factor IF-2 subunit alpha, which produces MSERDWPIEGELVVCSVTEVKDFAAFVNLDEYEGRQGLIPIAEIARGWIKYIRDYIREGQKVVCKVLHVDEHRGHIDLSLKDVNEHQRREKIQDWKNEQKAHKWIGFASAESKVDVKTFEEAMYAEFGSLYAAFEGIALYGDTTLAKFALPAEAAAALAKVASENVKVPKVTVSAILELTSNKPDGVNIIRRALRSAEPKVDGAEIELLYLGAPHYRVKVVAPDYKTAEKALVKASEAAIGVMERAEGSGKLIRKQK
- a CDS encoding 50S ribosomal protein L44e, producing the protein MKKPVKFNTYCPYCRKHTEHEVERVKKGKTTGLHWIDRQKARRSNVGNRGKFGKVPGGDKPTKKINMRYRCKECGKAHLREGYRAGKFELTE
- a CDS encoding RNA-protein complex protein Nop10 is translated as MTGHIRRCPECNTYTLFNTCQKCGCPTVSAHPARYSPEDTYGKYRRMAKTWNR
- a CDS encoding proteasome assembly chaperone family protein → MEQVNVRWYVEDVAAHSSPILIAGLPCVGHVGKLVVDHLVRVLSAVKVAEITSTLFPPQMYLSEDAVLRMPRNEVFFAPCSDNSPAVLLLAGDCQSTTHEGHYILGNAYIRIFELLGVKRIYTLGGYGVGRMVEKPRILAALSSSSLKEEVLSAGAVLNKDEPVGGIIGAAGLLITLGRLAGMDGIALLGETSGYLVDPVSSTAVLDVLEKFTGIKADRTELSELASQMMTEVSAIASTMQKNNADDLRYIG